TTCCACTTCTGCCCCCATCCTTGGCAGCCGAAGGTGGGCCCTCCTGCTTCGAAACCGCTATTGGACTTTGTGCCGGCACTACGGATTTGGATTTCTGTTACGGCATTTCCCGCACCTTTTCCATGGAGATCTGATTCTATGGAAGAAACTTATCCTTCGGCCGGATCTTTTGATTTCCGCGTACGCCTCCATTCCAGCCTTCCCCCGGTGGTCTCATGGCTGAAGTTTCCCTGATCGTCGTTAACTACTACACAGCAGATCACCTGCGTGCCCTGGTCGAATCTGCCCGGGCTCATTCACCCTTTGCCCGTTATGAGTGGATCGTTGTGGACAATTCTCCCGGGGGAGAATCTCTCCCTTCAATTCCGGAACCATGCAGAGTAATCAGCCCGGGAAGGAACCTGGGGTTTGCAGCGGCGTGCAACCTGGCGGCAAAGGCCAGCCAGGCAGATTTCCTCTTCTTCTGTAATCCGGATATCACCTTTCTTGAATCTCTGGAACCTCTGATCTCCCTTCATGGAGGGAAATACCGCGGTGGAGTCCCGCTGATAAACCCACGACAGAGATTTCAGCTGCGGCGATTCCCCACACCTCTAAATTTCTTTGTTGACTTTTGCGGACCGGTCACGGTCTGGCCGGGTAATCCCTGGTCATCGCGCTATTACTATGACCACCACCCACCGGACAGACCCTTCCCCGTCCTGCAACCCGCAGCATGCGCTCTCCTGGTTGAACGTTCCGCCTATGAGGACCTGAGTGGAATGGATGAGGCATTTTTTCCTGCCTGGTTTGAAGATGTGGATTTTTCCTATCGATATTGGAAAAAGGGATATCGATTTCTCTGTGACCCCCGGGTAAGCATCGCCCATACCCTCGGAGTAAGTGCCGATCGAATCGGGCGTCAAGAATTCCTGAAAATTTACGCCAGGAACTACACCCGATTTGCCAGAAAGCACTTTAACGCCTCTACAAAACTGTTTTCCATGCTATTTCTGCGAATGGGAATGGCTCTCAGGGGAATCGGATCATGGTGACCGTGATTGTCGTGTCCCATAACTCACGGGAAGATTTGAAGATCTGCCTGGATTCCATTGCGAAGCAAAAGGTTGTGCCGGAACGCGTTATTGTCGTGGACAGCGCCTCGGATGACGATTCTGTCGATGTGGCCCTGGGTTCAGGGGTCGAAGCCATGGGATTGTGTGAAAATCTCGGATTTGGAGGAGCTTTCAATCGAGCACTTCCCGCGGTTCGTACTCCCTGGATTCTCCTGATGAACCCGGACATCCGTCTCGACGCCCACTTTCTGAAGGAAGTTTATCGTGCAATTCAGCGGAATGAATCAAAGCCCATCGCATCCATTCAGGGAAAGTTACTTCGTGCTGAGGGCCCGGAACTCACACCGACCCCATTTCTCGACTCGACGGGAATCCATTTCACCCCGTCCCTGCGTCACCTGGACCGCGGCAGCGGAGAAGAGGATCAGGGACAGTTTGAAGAGGAAAACTTTATTTTCGGCCCGACGGGAGCCTGTGCCATTTATCGAACATCCGCACTGATGGAAATCGGAGGCTTCGACGAAGATTTTTTCATGTACAGAGAGGATGCAGATCTGGCCTGGCGTCTTCAGTGGGCCGGTTACTCCTGCCTCTATCTTCCTTCCGCAAGGGCATGGC
This sequence is a window from Thermoanaerobaculia bacterium. Protein-coding genes within it:
- a CDS encoding glycosyltransferase family 2 protein, with product MVTVIVVSHNSREDLKICLDSIAKQKVVPERVIVVDSASDDDSVDVALGSGVEAMGLCENLGFGGAFNRALPAVRTPWILLMNPDIRLDAHFLKEVYRAIQRNESKPIASIQGKLLRAEGPELTPTPFLDSTGIHFTPSLRHLDRGSGEEDQGQFEEENFIFGPTGACAIYRTSALMEIGGFDEDFFMYREDADLAWRLQWAGYSCLYLPSARAWHRRRVLPERRRNLPAWINYHSVKNRFLLRLNNQTLSHFILTLPLSLPRDLGIILYCLLRERSSLKAYPYVVKNLSRLYRKRRAFLSRRKIPTRSILPWFWGRKCVSPS
- a CDS encoding glycosyltransferase; the encoded protein is MAEVSLIVVNYYTADHLRALVESARAHSPFARYEWIVVDNSPGGESLPSIPEPCRVISPGRNLGFAAACNLAAKASQADFLFFCNPDITFLESLEPLISLHGGKYRGGVPLINPRQRFQLRRFPTPLNFFVDFCGPVTVWPGNPWSSRYYYDHHPPDRPFPVLQPAACALLVERSAYEDLSGMDEAFFPAWFEDVDFSYRYWKKGYRFLCDPRVSIAHTLGVSADRIGRQEFLKIYARNYTRFARKHFNASTKLFSMLFLRMGMALRGIGSW